In Lycium barbarum isolate Lr01 chromosome 9, ASM1917538v2, whole genome shotgun sequence, the DNA window ttcgtcacttttttgaaaagtacttttaaaaaaaagtactttttaaaataaactaattttagaagcttggccaaacaggctattatacTGGCTCATGAATGGCTTGATACACCCCCTTAAAAAAATGATAATTTCACCATATCACAATTATTTAAATACTGAGAGAAATAATTAATAGTCCCTCtgctcacttttacttgtccactttagacttttcacgctgtttaagagataataaatgaagtgtataatttaccaatgtacccatattaattggtacatatttttattggatttgaaaaatgaattgaagtgagtaattaatactataggtaaaacaaaaaaaaaaaaaaaacttttctttatatgttaaaagtgacaagtaaaagtgaaaatctatttttagaatactggacaagtaaaaataaacggAAGGTGTACTTAATAATAAGAGTAAAATAGAATAATAAATCATCTCTTAATTTTTCAAACTAAGAAAGTAAAAGTAAACAGTTCTTTTAGTTATTTTAATTATAGTAGACAAATAAAACTATAAAAGTGAGCAAGAAAGTATGAAAAGACCATTTAGCTCGCCAATTAGGAAGTCCGCTCGTTAAAGCTATTGCATTAATTCATTACCAAAAGACAAAAGAGCAATTTTCGTACTTTTAGCTGATCACAAAGTGAAACTATTTAATAAACATAACCTTTGCGTTTACTCCAATTGTTGAGAAGTGAGGAACTTAATATTCTCCAACACCAGGATTGACCTTACATTAAACATTTCATTAAACTCAAAAGTGGCCTATATATCTAGCTTTTTATGTACATTCCTTTGAACTACTCTTGTCCAAAGATAATAAACTGTAGTATAGTCGATCAGTTGATTCACAAGAACACACCAACCACCATTGCAGAACCTTATTGTAAACACATGAAAGAGACCAACAACCGATCTCTGTCTCTCTAGCTTTTCGCCACTCTATAAACATTCTCTTGAACTACTACTGGTATTTACTGCGACAGCAACAATTCGAGAGCTTTCGGATCACTGACTGCAGGACTACACGTGAAGTTTTGGCAAACAAGGGCTATCACTCTGTCCGCAGCAGCATTATTCTTCGCCATCAGAGCAATATTTCCATTAGTTTCTTCCCAAAATGCCATATCTTCCGCATCGGTGGGATCAATGTGAATCACCTATTCAGAATCAGTACAGTAAGAAGCAAAATTCACCATTGTAGAACATGATATGAACAGTTTGGCTACTCCACAAAGTACTTACTGTTTTGTTAGGATCATATGCTGCATGAGCAGCAGTAACCATGTTTTCAAACTCCTCAGCAGACTTTACTCCAACTAGAACTACTTGCTTCCTGGATGGAAAAGCCAGCATATCTGCTGCACAGCACATCAGTGGCACAGCAACAGCTGCATCTTTCAACCGCTTCTCAAAAACCGCCTATTAAATGCAAGGGTTACAAATTTTGGCAACAACACATGGACTACATAAGAAATCAAACTATTTTGGCCTCTCTCATATCTCATAAACCAATCCAAAAGGGGGTTGATAAGAAAATTATGACAACTTATTGATTGGATTGCCTGGATCATGAGTCTTATTATAATGTGTTACGTCACCTCACATTGATAGAAAATCCAGAGAacattttttttatgaaaataaagaaagaagagCAGGTGTTTCAGGAGACGGTATAAAAGTGGGTCCGGTCCAGAAAGATAACTCCCAACAAAAAATACGAAGCTAGAACTAACCAAGATCAATAGGAAGCCAGGAATTTATTGACAAAGTTACATAAGATGCACAGACTTCAAGGCAAAATGCGCACCAGAACATGTTCTGCAGTCTCTTTGTAAAGTTTGGATTTGTCACCAGCAACCACAGAGGCCAATCTCACTAGATTAATCACTGAAACAGAATTTCCTGAAGGCTCCGCCCCATCATGATCTTCTTTCACACGGAGAAGAACTGAAGGATCTTCACCAGTTGTGCTAAAGTAACCTCCTCCGGCTTTGTCGAGAAATAATTCGTCCTGCAAGTAATAGTTCCGGATAAATACATTTTTAGACCGCTCAAAAGAATAATAGTCAGCAAATGTATAGGtattgtatattaagtataaatatacatataatatacatgttatatacatgttatatacacaaaatatacatataaatattatatataatatagatAAATCAGTATATAGGTTTTGCATATTTTGGCTAGTGCCCGTATTAATTTCGGCAGAAGGtccaaaaatgaaaaaatcccTAATAGTTCAAAAGTAATAAGAACTTGCTCCATTCACCAGAAGATCCTAAATTTTCCTTACTTGGGTCTCCTGGAGTTCGAGCGCCCAAACCAACCAGAAGACTGAACCACCAAACTCATAAATATCCAGCAGACCTGATATCAGAAATGCATAATCATCTAGAAATCCAGGTGCTTTGGAGGGACCATTCCTGAAGCTATGCTGCAACCTGCGCGTCTGTTGATCATAAAGGTGTTTCCTGATAAAATGTGCGGCTCTCTCAGCGACATCCATGTACTCCTTGGGCTGAATATGACAAGCAAAAACAATTAAGCAAACAACAGAAAAAGCAACTGCCACCAACAATATCAAATCAGAGACGTACAGTTGACTAAACGTGTAGCCAAAAAACTCATCAAGAATTCGAATTTGAAACAAACAAAAGTTAACTAATGGACTAAGATAAATCCAGCGATGCAGCTCTTGGTTTTAAGACACATAGAGTTGGAGGACAATGAGGATCTAGATTTCATTCAACATACTGAAATTGAGAGCTTAACAAAAAATTTACCATCACCAGTCTACAATTTTCCACATGTCTGCTGAGACTATACAAGTGTCACGCATTTATCAGACTAACCTATCTCTTAAATTTAAATATGGTTCTCAAATCTTACATTGGTGCCAGCCACTGGAAAGTAGAATTTTGTTCCCTCTGGTTCTCCCTTCAGAATTTTTGACGCCCTAGCGAGAGATGAAATCACTAGTCCATTCCACGATACAATAACCTATAACAATAATGATAGATCACTCATTACACTAAAcataatgaaaaataaaataaagacgcTTGCGTAAAAATAACATGCCTTATCATCCAGATGGGGTCGGGGACGTTTTGACCTCACATCAAAAAGTTTTCGGCGAGCGCTCCCCAGGATATCAAGATACTCCTCAACAGGCAAAGCATGTTTTGATGCCATTGCAGATGTACTAATCCTTTCTATTAGCACGTTTTTGTCCTCGAATTCATTATGTGGATCACTCCTCCTTGAAAGATCACAATTACCTGAAGGTTTTATATAGTAGTGATCCTTGACAAGCGTTGCATGCTCGCCTACTATGTTGTCAACCTTCAGAAGATGGAACCAAGTCAAAGCAAGCATTCAAGCTGAACGATGGCAGGAAATTATGGCACACAAATAGTTTCTCACGGTAGGTATTATTCTGTTTACTTTTCTTACTTTTTTAAATGCATTGAACCATGACTTACAATGCTATATCTCTGTTAAAACTGTCTTTCTATATGTGGAATAGGCAAAGCATTGAATCCAACTGTTTTAGCATGTTTAACGACTGGACTGTTTTTGAAGTAATGACGCCTTCCATAACAGCAGCTGAGATAAACAGAATTTATGCAACCTATTTGGCGAGAAGAGCTACTTGGTGGGATTAATTAATTAGTAAACTAATTCAGAAACAGGATTAGTGCAAATCTAGATATAGCTGACCTTGGCATCAAAATTGGATGTGCCTAATCTTGAACTAGTAGGCTGGGCTATTGACCTTCCAAGCCATTCTATTTTAGACACTTCCCATGGATAACCTACCATAGATGCGTATAAATAAATTTACATAGAATACTAATTAGTCTTAACTTAGTTGAGTAATCAAATTCATTGAACCACTCAGATTCTACGTTACAATTTAATGTTCCAATTTCACGAGTATAGCTGACTCGTACATTGATATACCATATCAACCATATTGTCTTTTTCTAAAGCCATATCAGAGCTTTCTCCAAACTATAAAGATTTGCAAAATATGGAGCCAAATATCATCATGATACTTTATATAAGCTGGGAGGCCAATTATTCCATATATATCAAGAAGATGTATAGCCAACAATGGCTAATTTACACGTGCGAATACCCGAAGTTTAAACAACCAAACAAGGAGTGGTACTTCATCAAATTCGACGGTAAAAATAATCAAGTCATAAGTACCTCAGTACTTGTCCAGACATAGAAAGCACCCTCCTTTTTCCGTGAGGCACCTTCAGATTCATAACTATCAGCATCTTCAGCCGAAAATATTTCACCACTTGGACCAATCATATCCCTTCTCAGGTAGTCAAGTATATCACGAGACAAACTTGAATAGAGCACATCTTTTGTGATACAAAAAGCATCCAGATAGACATTAACAAGTTGACCTTGATCATATAACATTTTCTCGAAATGTGGAACTGCAAGAAGCAGGAAAGGAACACTCATTAATTGAGCAGCAAAATTGGATATAAAATTAATATCAGAAGACATACATAATAATTTAGCTCACCATGCCAGCATTCATCCACACTGTATCTGTGAAAACCACCGCCAACATGATCATGGATACCACCCCTCGCCATGCATTCTAAAGTGAACAAGACCATTTTTAGTGCATTCTTGGCTTCACCTGTTTTTCCAGTCTCCCCAGACCTCTTTGAGTTGTAAAACATCAGTTGCATCTCAACTGGCCTAGGAAATTTGGGTGCAGAACCAAATCCACCATATTTTGAATCATAGCTTTCTGCTAGCTGCAGCAAATGTAGGGGACATGCAGAAGTTGGACCACATCATTAACTACAACACAGATATTGAGAACCGAGATATCTAATCCTTAAGACTAACATCAGATAGTCAAACCCTGAGGTTTGCAGATCAATTACCACAGAGAAAGGGGGCAATATGTATCATGAAAAAGCTGAAGAATTCTAAAGTACTTCAAATAATAGGGATAGCAGCGGTAGAGAAGAGATAGGAGAAAGTAAGAGGTCTCTCTCAGGCATCAACTGTGGTTTTTCTCATAACTAACTCCAAAACAGCCAGGTTGCCACCACATACAAAGCAACTCAAAAATAGATTTGCAAAAACTTACATGATCAGCACATTTACGCATTGCAGCTTGCGAAACCTCATCTGATAGCTTATTTGATGTTGAAGTTGCCGCCAAAGCTTCTGATAATTGTTCTATTGCAAAGGCTCCACTCTGGACAAGCATATCTCTCTTGCTATTCCATGCTTCCTTCACCTTCCTAAGCATGATGATAAGGAATATTCTCAGAAGTTTGAATTGGACATTGATGATGCTCGACAGCATTTGAGCTTAGGAAAAACGCCATGCATACTTATAGTGCAGCAGAAGTTTATGCTGAACCACTTAATGCAAAAGTACAAAATGAGCACACCTAAGTATCGTTTTAAATCCTGGTCTTCCATATTTGTCTTCTGGAGGAAAATAAGTCCCACCCATCAAGGGCTTCAAATCAGGTGAAAGAAAGGCGCTTAGTGGCCAACCGCCACCACCATATAAAGCTTGCACATATGTCATGTACACctgagagagaaaaaaattgagCTAGTCAAAGCAGATAGCATCACTATTGGCAAATTGAAATCTAATCATGTTGAAAGCCTCATGCTTTCAGCATTTCCACATCAGATAACCAAGAAAGTGATGACAGCATGCTATTTGCAAAGAGCAAGTTCCTATCAATGAAGATTACCGAAAGACACCAAGAGCAACACTGAGCATAAGTGAATAAACACACGTGTAATCACATAGGACCAAGAGCCATATGTCGTTACTGTTTCCATTTGGTTGTTTCTTCATTGTTGATACCGGCAAGGGCCACCAAGCTAATGTCTGCTGGTTGGTAGTGAGAGGACTCTTAGTACCTGAGAATCCATTTTGACCGACCCGCCTAGTTTGCTTTGTTTATTGGTTTATTGTAGGGCACATCTCATTGCAGGATTCATAGACTGGAATCCAATTTCATGTCCATTGTACTTATTTCCATTTTATTTAGTTAATAGAACCTTCTATCTACATTTACTCTTCTACGAATTCTCTTGTTTTTTTGTCTAAAGACTGGGAATTTTAAATTAATTACTTATTTTGTTTCCTCTTTAATTAGAAATTCTTTTAAGATTTCTAttttttctataaatagaatgagGAGGTCTTTTTAACCTGTTGCTTTACCACTTGGCCATGCCCCATTTAGACTCCTATAAGATACTAATAGAGTATGTTGCCGATTTTGTTTGTTTGTCAACTCTAGTCCAAATCTCTATAGAATAGATTAGATTGGTACTAGGATTTTGCTATGTTTTGGTATGTGTAGATATATAATTCAACTTCATTTACTGATCATTACATATAATTCAATTAAGATATTGTATGAAATTATGACTTCTTTCGATTCTATTCTAATAGAGGGGTAGGTGTTTGTTGTTGAGAACTCCAAAACCGAAAaggaatttgatttttttttctggtaTGGTCGTATGGAATTATAGTCTATATAATAGAATTATGATTTAAGAGAGGTCTTAGCTACCTGTGTGGATACACTGAAGCAAGTTGACAGTACCACTTTTTTTTGGCCACTAGAGGGATTTTATTTGTTTAGTCATTCAAATAGTGACTGGCTTGCTTTAGCTATGCACTATGCATCTCATATGGATCTAGCTTTCAACAGCCTAAACAAAAGAGAAGATTAGCCAAAAGAACATCGAAGAAAGTAAAtccaaaaaaaatagaaaaagaaagagatgaaaaATATTACTGTAGGAATGTAAAATAGTTTAAAAAGCTATTCCTACAAGGAACGGCGTCCTTTTTATCATCTAAAAGCTGGTTGGTCTCTTCTCATATTCAAGAAAGGAAGATAAGATAGTAATGCAAGTTCAACCGGAATGATTTTAATCCAATAAACCAATTCAGAAGAGAATCATCTAAAAATGCGATTTGAGCATAGTACACCAAGACTTTATACCTTATCAACATCTGGACGCTCCTCTCTATCAACCTGTCCACGTACAAGTAAAGGTACCAAAATGTCTATTAGTCCAAATATTATAGATAACTATCTAAATGTAGCTCAAAATGTTAGCTTCAACAAAGCTTTCAGATTCACCTTGATGCTAACGAATGAATCATTTAGCATTTTGGCGACCTCTTCATCTTCAAAAGATTCAACTTCCATGACATGACACCTTATCAATGAATAAAAACATTAGTCATCCACAGTCCAATACATTAAATTTCTAGCACCTTTCCAAGTAAAAAAATACAAAAACTTAccaatgacaagtactgtaaccaACTTCAAATGTGACATGACAAGCACCACAGGATTCATGACCAAATAGAACATGACGATAAAGTGCCAATATTAGTGTTTAGGAAATCAATATAGAATCATTTGTAATACCTCCAATAGAGTTAAAGGGGAGCAAGAAGAAATTACAAGTAATATAATGAAACACAAAAAGTTACTGACTTGATAAAAAGATTGGCACATCTCTTTTGCGAGCTTCAGAAAAGGCCTCCTCACCCCATGGATACCAGTCAACCTTCCAATCATGAACAAAGTAAAAAAGTTGCTAGTGTACATAAATAAAAGGCataaacttatttcttcttttagTAATCAGAGTTGAATACAAAATGAAGTTTCCATCAAATAGGACTATCACTATCAACTAAACCTCAATCCCACATCCCAAATTAATTGGGGCATTCCAGTATTTCTATAAAGTAGTATTATGATTTTTTGGAGAGATGCAAGCATCAAGGTTAAAAACTATACGGAtgaaaaatatgaaaatagtagACTACTCCTCCAACTAAACTGttgggggtcgtttggtagatgattagagttatgcaggtattactGATACGTGAataagttatgagggaatctatgcATCATCTATGCAGGATTtagttatacatgtattagttattccatcaTCTACCCTACATAAAATAATACAAAAATTCCATGATAACTTATACGAGTTTCTAAATTGCTAACCAAACagtgtgttgaattttatacaAGAATGCTAACAAAACATGGTATTACTAAGGCAtgatttaatacatgaataagttAGCTCCTAAATCAGCtatcaaacgaccccttaggCTCTTACTACAACTATATAAGAAACTGAATATTCTATCAAATCACATATTAAACTCCTCTTAAAAACTAAAGAACTAATTATTCTAGAAAAAGTATAGAAGTAACGGATGCAACATCCAACAAGTAGTAATATTTAATACCGGATTATGAGCGTGCTGAAGAAGGTAAGGACTATGTTCAGATGCAAGACGATTAGTATATTTATGTGTCTCCGAAGAACTACTACTGTATGATGACTTTTCAGCCATAGCAACAACACTCAAAGAGTATATGGGCTGacgaaaaaaaatggaaaaaggcCCACTAGATTTGGCTAAGGGAGTAGACGTGTTACAAAAGTGTAATTTATTTGGTTTTTTGGGGAAGTAGTTGTAACGAGATGAGGAAGAAATGAGGAGTCTCTTAAGCATAGAAGAATTTGGAGAAACAAATAAATTTGGGTTTATTATTATAGGGAGTTGAAGAGGTAGTGTGAATCGCCATGCCATTTGGAAGATTTGAGGAGTGTGTGGGTTACACTGCTGTGTGATGATTGACCAGAGTGTTAGACACGTGGCGGCTTGTGAAGAAACATGCGGCTGCGGCTAAATGGTGTAAACGCCAGTTTCCAAAATGCTTTTCTCTTTTGTCATTTTCGGCTCGGTATActttgacacaaaatttaagaaaaaatttttaaaaaaaaatttaaaaatttatgtgaatataaatcatttcataaaacataagaaaaattaagttatttctaattataaaaatatgacgttttttaaaataaattaaaaagaaaaaggtacCACATAAATTTAGAAGGAGAAAGTATGTAAATTTCAATTGATTTGGATTTTTGCAGTGTAAAATGCATTACGCTTTCTATCAAAGGCTTTtcacacataaaatttaaatttgaaaTGTTGGATTAAAAAAAACGTATCCATTCTATTACAATCTTGATGACTCCGAAGTGCATCTGGTACCATGAGTAACTGTACGACTCTTTCctgtctttttttaaaaaaaaaaaaaaataataatcatttCATCAGAATATGACTGTGAGACACAATACCACCGTTACTAAATTGTAAGCTTTCATGGTGAATATAGGCACTTTTCCATTACGAAAATTTGTATGATCTTAGATACGATTTCCAATGATAAAAATATGTTCCATTTGAAATAAAGGTTAAAATTAAAGTACAAAAATCAATAATAATTTTTTAAGATTCATAATGTAACGGTCAATACATCTTATTTTTTGTTTGAGTTCAGAAACTGGTTTTTAACTATATTGGTATAAAAATTACTCCACATACTTAGAAACTAAACAAAATGAAATAAGTCACATTGTCAATAAGAAAAACTTTTACTAAAAACTGGTTAATTCACCAAATAATAATAATGTAATTTTTAAAGACGGGAAATATAATTAATCATTAAAATGTTACAGGTAGAAATAATTAAGAAACCCTTTACAACATTGTAGTCAAATCAGTAGCAAAAGATGGTGAAAGTTCATACGCCTTCTATAAGTTTCTAAACAATCAAATCAAATTAAATGTGATAACCTCTTTTAAACTTTGTAGTTaaagccgtttggacatgatttgaaattataagatgaaatcatatttggacattcaatttaaatttcttaagttgtgattttttttatagacataaaaatccacaagttgtgaaaactatcaaaatattctcaattct includes these proteins:
- the LOC132609070 gene encoding uncharacterized protein LOC132609070, which produces MAWRFTLPLQLPIIINPNLFVSPNSSMLKRLLISSSSRYNYFPKKPNKLHFCNTSTPLAKSSGPFSIFFRQPIYSLSVVAMAEKSSYSSSSSETHKYTNRLASEHSPYLLQHAHNPVDWYPWGEEAFSEARKRDVPIFLSIGYSTCHWCHVMEVESFEDEEVAKMLNDSFVSIKVDREERPDVDKVYMTYVQALYGGGGWPLSAFLSPDLKPLMGGTYFPPEDKYGRPGFKTILRKVKEAWNSKRDMLVQSGAFAIEQLSEALAATSTSNKLSDEVSQAAMRKCADHLAESYDSKYGGFGSAPKFPRPVEMQLMFYNSKRSGETGKTGEAKNALKMVLFTLECMARGGIHDHVGGGFHRYSVDECWHVPHFEKMLYDQGQLVNVYLDAFCITKDVLYSSLSRDILDYLRRDMIGPSGEIFSAEDADSYESEGASRKKEGAFYVWTSTEVDNIVGEHATLVKDHYYIKPSGNCDLSRRSDPHNEFEDKNVLIERISTSAMASKHALPVEEYLDILGSARRKLFDVRSKRPRPHLDDKVIVSWNGLVISSLARASKILKGEPEGTKFYFPVAGTNPKEYMDVAERAAHFIRKHLYDQQTRRLQHSFRNGPSKAPGFLDDYAFLISGLLDIYEFGGSVFWLVWALELQETQDELFLDKAGGGYFSTTGEDPSVLLRVKEDHDGAEPSGNSVSVINLVRLASVVAGDKSKLYKETAEHVLAVFEKRLKDAAVAVPLMCCAADMLAFPSRKQVVLVGVKSAEEFENMVTAAHAAYDPNKTVIHIDPTDAEDMAFWEETNGNIALMAKNNAAADRVIALVCQNFTCSPAVSDPKALELLLSQ